A genomic window from Synechococcus sp. UW179A includes:
- a CDS encoding S8 family serine peptidase, giving the protein QAMDVSGAWRFNRGSSDVVLVSLDNGIGDIADNASDIHDEISHVNNKTAKNNRDKRHHGHQAMSVMSAKHDSQNLAGIAPGSELWAYNVYDSGTQLYDAIEGAKADRASNQRLVFQGGIQGDWWSNGASQADMQTAIDETEDYGFFAMAAGNYGDKTSVAGIAQAEATNGNVASIGALEHSGAINDVDGITNYDNHELADYSNAGANLTLVAPTDSPSINGDGDITDFGGTSCANPNVAGVAALVWSENTCLSGSDVRDLLTHSAMDLGDLGRDITFGHGLVNAEAAVRRSHALAENYELASFYTNDQFLA; this is encoded by the coding sequence TCCAGGCCATGGATGTCTCTGGTGCCTGGCGATTTAATCGAGGCTCCAGTGATGTTGTCTTGGTTTCATTAGACAATGGCATTGGCGATATCGCTGACAATGCTTCAGACATTCACGATGAAATCAGCCATGTCAATAATAAAACCGCTAAAAACAATAGGGACAAAAGACACCATGGACACCAAGCCATGAGCGTGATGTCAGCCAAGCATGACAGCCAAAACTTAGCTGGCATCGCTCCTGGCAGTGAATTGTGGGCCTACAACGTCTACGACTCTGGAACACAACTTTATGATGCGATTGAAGGAGCAAAAGCCGATCGAGCGAGCAATCAACGTCTAGTTTTTCAAGGTGGAATCCAAGGAGATTGGTGGTCAAACGGAGCCAGCCAAGCAGATATGCAAACTGCCATTGATGAAACGGAAGATTACGGATTCTTCGCAATGGCAGCAGGTAATTATGGCGATAAAACTAGCGTCGCAGGAATTGCTCAAGCCGAAGCGACCAATGGCAATGTTGCAAGTATTGGTGCTTTAGAGCACAGCGGAGCAATTAACGATGTCGATGGAATCACAAACTACGACAATCATGAACTTGCCGACTACTCCAACGCTGGAGCAAATTTAACTCTGGTTGCCCCTACAGATAGTCCTTCCATTAATGGTGATGGTGACATCACCGACTTCGGCGGCACGTCTTGCGCAAACCCAAATGTGGCTGGTGTTGCTGCTTTAGTTTGGTCTGAAAATACTTGCCTCTCAGGCAGCGACGTACGTGATCTTTTGACCCACAGCGCCATGGATCTTGGAGATCTTGGCCGCGACATCACCTTTGGCCATGGCTTGGTCAATGCAGAAGCCGCTGTTCGCCGTTCTCATGCACTTGCAGAGAACTATGAACTGGCAAGTTTCTACACCAACGATCAGTTCCTGGCCTGA
- a CDS encoding S8 family serine peptidase — protein MFNTNSFFLNQFKSYFQAPRGRRFQTNRFNKAERLDNTRGEQYGQKANDFVSRAQTGFNPRLNDEERFEGDATQWSKVGHGQPSEAKPWSRSFRSIGLDRDPIGFKSAGNTDFKKSGKASKSLGQGFEKANIQDQRDPFKSNVLMHNKANGIETETEGGVFPELSRGIIDDRVAWREESSNGITQAGIGRNNLQTNLIRGEHFFDRNLNLGSVFGLQRIFDASGDASKKEVFEDGALEISYNRNYLNSLKNEIAPTINFPGRGYESSRLSATVSATKSSTGEVVDLGSTTLNLDQNSFYVNLKDQLEASDNLLDRRSIWNIDVNIDATYDNGLNINLEEFNENITMIDALDVGSGYRGDVTANNFTYQNYTSTFLGDCFGSGRIYHGRGGTDTIVLDGINKSDILKFNGSSVHQLGQSAAGGAALGEQAFYGGTVFDVLNLNNGDELYLQGIETISCEDGDIRIRANMSDSTKEQWNLQAMDVSGAWRFNRGSSDVVLASLDAGLGDLEDHPTDVHDEISHVVNQTNKNDTGTQHGHKAMSVMGAKHGNGGIAGIAPNSTLWAFTGGEYRDGQSHHQNIQDVIGLRDEDQRVVFQGGYQGDHWWNTGTHTEEQMQASLDATGEWGFHAIASGNFSDYNSVSGVAQAESTNDNIASIGALEFTGTEEIDGITNITGYQMADYSNRGDNLTYVAPTDSRAINANGDISIYDGTSCANPNAAGVAALVWSENTDLVGGELREILTQSAMDLGDVGRDNTYGHGLLNAEAAVRRSHALAENYELASFYTNDQFLA, from the coding sequence ATGTTCAACACCAATTCGTTTTTTCTGAACCAATTTAAATCCTATTTTCAAGCCCCGAGAGGACGACGCTTCCAAACAAACCGATTCAACAAAGCGGAGCGTCTCGACAACACCCGCGGCGAGCAATACGGCCAGAAAGCCAACGATTTCGTGTCAAGAGCACAGACCGGTTTCAACCCTCGACTTAATGATGAAGAACGCTTTGAGGGTGATGCAACACAGTGGTCAAAAGTTGGTCACGGGCAACCAAGTGAAGCAAAGCCATGGTCAAGATCATTCAGAAGCATTGGACTTGACAGGGATCCAATTGGGTTCAAAAGCGCAGGAAATACAGACTTCAAGAAGTCAGGCAAGGCCTCGAAAAGCTTAGGACAAGGCTTTGAGAAAGCAAATATTCAGGATCAGCGCGATCCGTTCAAAAGCAATGTCTTAATGCACAACAAAGCCAACGGAATAGAAACCGAAACAGAAGGAGGCGTTTTCCCTGAGCTCAGCCGAGGAATCATTGATGATCGTGTTGCCTGGAGAGAAGAGTCCAGCAATGGGATCACACAAGCTGGCATCGGTCGAAACAACCTCCAAACAAATCTCATCAGAGGGGAACATTTCTTTGACCGCAATCTGAACCTGGGTTCAGTATTCGGGCTACAACGCATCTTTGACGCATCAGGTGATGCATCCAAAAAGGAAGTCTTTGAAGATGGTGCACTGGAAATCAGCTACAACAGGAATTACCTCAATAGTCTTAAAAACGAAATCGCACCCACTATCAATTTCCCTGGGAGGGGATACGAATCAAGCCGGTTGTCAGCAACAGTTTCTGCAACCAAATCATCTACTGGCGAAGTAGTCGATCTTGGTAGCACTACTCTCAATCTAGATCAAAACAGCTTCTATGTGAACCTCAAGGATCAACTGGAAGCGTCTGACAACTTACTTGACCGGCGCAGCATATGGAATATTGACGTCAATATTGATGCAACCTACGACAACGGGCTCAACATCAATCTCGAAGAATTCAACGAAAATATCACGATGATTGATGCCCTGGATGTCGGAAGTGGTTATCGGGGAGATGTCACGGCTAACAATTTTACCTATCAAAACTACACCAGCACTTTCTTAGGCGATTGCTTCGGCTCCGGCAGAATTTATCACGGTCGTGGCGGCACAGATACAATCGTTCTGGATGGCATCAACAAAAGCGACATCCTTAAGTTCAACGGTAGTTCTGTCCACCAACTGGGGCAATCGGCAGCGGGCGGCGCGGCGCTTGGCGAACAAGCCTTCTACGGCGGCACTGTCTTCGACGTTCTCAATCTCAATAACGGAGACGAGCTCTATCTACAGGGCATTGAAACAATCTCCTGCGAAGATGGTGATATCCGGATCCGCGCCAATATGAGTGATTCCACCAAAGAGCAGTGGAACCTCCAGGCCATGGATGTCTCTGGTGCATGGCGCTTCAATAGGGGAAGCAGTGATGTTGTTTTGGCATCACTAGATGCAGGACTTGGCGACTTAGAAGATCATCCAACAGATGTGCATGATGAAATCAGTCACGTCGTCAATCAGACCAATAAAAACGATACTGGAACTCAACATGGACACAAAGCCATGAGTGTCATGGGTGCTAAACATGGCAATGGTGGAATTGCAGGAATTGCACCAAATAGCACTCTTTGGGCATTTACTGGTGGGGAATACAGGGATGGCCAAAGCCATCATCAAAATATTCAGGATGTCATTGGCCTGAGGGATGAAGACCAGAGGGTTGTATTTCAAGGTGGGTATCAGGGTGATCACTGGTGGAATACAGGCACTCACACAGAAGAGCAGATGCAAGCATCCTTGGATGCCACTGGCGAGTGGGGTTTTCATGCAATCGCATCAGGCAATTTCAGTGATTACAACAGTGTGTCGGGAGTTGCACAGGCAGAAAGCACCAATGACAACATTGCCAGCATTGGCGCACTTGAATTCACAGGCACTGAAGAAATTGATGGGATCACAAACATCACTGGCTACCAAATGGCTGACTATTCCAATCGTGGAGACAATTTGACTTATGTCGCACCGACAGATAGTCGCGCCATTAACGCCAACGGTGACATCAGCATCTACGATGGAACATCCTGTGCCAACCCCAATGCTGCTGGGGTTGCTGCTCTTGTCTGGAGTGAGAACACTGACCTTGTTGGCGGTGAGCTGCGCGAAATCCTGACCCAAAGTGCAATGGATCTCGGAGACGTTGGCCGGGACAACACCTATGGCCATGGCTTACTCAATGCTGAAGCAGCAGTCCGCCGTTCTCATGCACTTGCAGAGAACTATGAACTTGCAAGTTTCTACACCAACGATCAGTTCCTGGCCTGA
- a CDS encoding S8/S53 family peptidase produces MHNKANGIETETEGGVFPELSRGIIDDRVAWREESSNGITQAGIGRNNLQTNLIRGEHFFDRNLNLGSVFGLQRIFDASGDASKKEVFEDGALEISYNKNYLSSLKNIHAPKFNLWGGMSFNLPGSVSATVSATKSSTGEVVDLGSTTLNLDQNSFYVNLKDQLEASDSLLDRRSTWNIDVDIDATYANGLNINLEDFSENITMIDALDVGSGYRGDVSANTFTYNNVSWADSFDTGRIYRGRGGTDTLVLDDISKSDILEFNGSSVNQLGQSAAGGAALGEQAFYGGTVFDVLNLNNGDELYLQGIETISCEDGDIRIRANMSDSTKEQWNLQAMDVSGAWRFNRGSSDVVMVSLDSGIGDIAGNADDIDDEIDHVVNKTSKNTCALAKDRDHGHHSMSVMGARHDSQGIAGIAPGSQMWAYQVWDPGFHGAIEDAKADRESHERLVFQNGASWSLEGRWGPSGNTDSITEEQMMESLAETEDYGFFSVAAGNDWSRDGVSTYNLAHFQTDFGNIASVGAVQFTATDEIDNITNVTDTQIAGYSNQGDDLTLSAPTDSRAVNGDGDIRDFGGTSCANPNVAGVAALVWSENTSLSGSDVRDLLTYSAMDLGAAGRDDAFGHGMVNAEAAVRRSHALAENYELASFYTNDQFLA; encoded by the coding sequence ATGCACAACAAAGCCAACGGAATAGAAACCGAAACAGAAGGAGGCGTTTTCCCTGAGCTCAGCCGAGGAATCATTGATGATCGTGTTGCCTGGAGAGAAGAGTCCAGCAATGGGATCACACAAGCTGGCATCGGTCGAAACAACCTCCAAACAAATCTCATCAGAGGGGAACATTTCTTTGACCGCAATCTGAACCTGGGTTCAGTATTCGGGCTACAACGCATCTTTGACGCATCAGGTGATGCATCCAAAAAGGAAGTCTTTGAAGATGGCGCGCTGGAAATCAGCTACAACAAGAACTACCTCAGCAGTCTCAAAAACATCCATGCCCCTAAATTCAATCTCTGGGGGGGCATGAGCTTCAATTTGCCTGGCTCGGTATCGGCAACAGTTTCTGCCACCAAATCATCCACTGGCGAAGTTGTTGATCTTGGCAGCACCACTCTCAACCTTGATCAAAACAGCTTCTACGTGAATCTTAAGGATCAACTGGAAGCATCTGACAGCTTACTTGACCGACGCAGCACATGGAATATTGACGTCGATATTGATGCAACCTACGCCAACGGGCTCAACATCAATCTCGAAGACTTTAGTGAAAACATCACCATGATTGATGCCCTGGATGTGGGAAGTGGTTATCGAGGTGACGTCAGCGCAAATACATTCACGTATAACAATGTAAGCTGGGCCGATTCCTTCGACACCGGCAGGATTTATCGTGGTCGTGGCGGCACAGACACTCTTGTGCTCGATGACATCAGCAAAAGCGATATCCTTGAATTCAACGGTAGTTCTGTTAATCAACTGGGGCAATCGGCAGCCGGCGGCGCGGCACTTGGCGAACAAGCATTCTACGGCGGCACTGTCTTTGACGTTCTCAATCTCAACAACGGAGACGAGCTGTATCTGCAGGGCATTGAAACAATCTCCTGCGAAGATGGTGATATCCGGATCCGCGCCAATATGAGTGATTCCACCAAAGAGCAGTGGAACCTCCAGGCCATGGATGTCTCTGGTGCCTGGCGATTTAATCGAGGCTCCAGTGATGTGGTGATGGTTTCTCTTGATTCTGGCATTGGTGATATTGCTGGCAATGCTGATGACATTGACGATGAAATTGATCATGTCGTCAACAAAACAAGCAAAAACACTTGCGCCTTAGCCAAGGACCGTGATCATGGCCATCACTCAATGAGCGTCATGGGAGCGCGTCACGATTCGCAGGGAATTGCGGGGATCGCTCCAGGCAGCCAAATGTGGGCTTATCAAGTCTGGGATCCAGGCTTTCACGGAGCAATCGAAGATGCAAAAGCTGACAGAGAATCTCATGAACGGCTTGTGTTTCAGAATGGTGCGAGTTGGAGTCTTGAAGGGCGTTGGGGACCCAGTGGAAACACCGACTCGATTACCGAAGAACAAATGATGGAATCTCTGGCTGAGACAGAAGATTATGGATTCTTCTCAGTAGCAGCAGGAAATGACTGGTCCAGAGATGGTGTCAGCACTTACAATCTTGCACATTTCCAAACCGACTTTGGGAACATTGCGAGCGTCGGCGCTGTTCAGTTCACAGCAACTGATGAGATCGACAACATCACCAATGTTACCGACACTCAAATCGCTGGATATTCCAATCAAGGCGATGACCTGACCCTCTCCGCACCCACTGACAGCAGAGCTGTCAATGGAGACGGTGATATCAGAGACTTCGGTGGAACGTCCTGTGCCAACCCAAATGTGGCCGGTGTTGCTGCTTTGGTTTGGTCTGAGAACACCTCTCTGTCGGGCAGCGATGTGCGTGATCTTTTGACCTATAGCGCCATGGATCTTGGAGCTGCAGGTCGCGATGATGCTTTTGGTCATGGCATGGTCAATGCAGAAGCTGCAGTCCGCCGTTCTCATGCCCTTGCAGAGAACTATGAACTGGCAAGTTTCTATACCAACGATCAGTTCCTGGCCTGA
- a CDS encoding pyridoxamine 5'-phosphate oxidase family protein has product MSLPPWRAVVRGARQREGRSPGATWLQLATAASDGTPRVRTLVFRGWSSAGELELLTDVRSDKPSELLSQPRVELCWLFRKAREQFRLRGTAVLVSAEQEPETLLDHWQRLSPSGRMVWAWPSPGQPFHSQGPWPQEVADDEPISDHLLIMRIALDRVEQLDLKPHPHLRRCWTAQDGWSEQRLNP; this is encoded by the coding sequence ATGAGTCTGCCTCCCTGGCGCGCAGTCGTGCGTGGAGCTCGTCAACGTGAGGGACGATCACCTGGAGCCACCTGGCTGCAGCTGGCCACTGCTGCATCAGACGGGACGCCCCGCGTGCGCACCCTGGTGTTTCGAGGTTGGAGTTCTGCAGGAGAACTGGAGCTGCTCACCGACGTGCGCAGTGATAAGCCTTCTGAGCTGCTGAGTCAGCCGAGGGTTGAACTCTGCTGGCTGTTCCGCAAGGCTAGAGAGCAGTTTCGTCTGCGTGGCACGGCGGTTCTGGTCAGTGCTGAGCAGGAACCGGAGACGTTGCTCGATCATTGGCAACGCCTGTCACCGTCCGGTCGCATGGTCTGGGCCTGGCCGTCTCCTGGTCAACCCTTTCATTCGCAAGGGCCTTGGCCGCAAGAAGTTGCCGATGACGAGCCGATCTCCGATCATCTGCTGATCATGCGCATTGCCCTGGATCGTGTGGAGCAGCTCGACCTCAAGCCCCATCCCCACCTTCGCCGTTGCTGGACCGCTCAAGATGGCTGGTCCGAGCAGCGTCTGAATCCCTGA
- a CDS encoding peroxiredoxin-like family protein: protein MKAPEALLERIAESQVHDQGFKRLILLLTQLGDFDSMEYAQALVPALPRLEQAGIRPLAIAIGDQAGAERFCSFTGMPQELLQVEPDSQLHQALGLSPGLQAPGGPWPSLLLMCAGVGSPGTLAEVLRGYTGDRSAAQRFDADETVSTGVLPPIPAALFRRAGGEGFQRPFELATVRLRNMNEVLRHWSTYVPDDRFITQRGGTFLLDSDDSLLYVYRDRGILGFSATMQRPLAFLDPWLNDAD, encoded by the coding sequence ATGAAAGCACCAGAAGCACTGTTGGAACGTATTGCAGAGAGTCAAGTCCATGATCAGGGCTTCAAGCGTCTGATTCTGCTGCTGACACAGCTTGGTGACTTTGATTCGATGGAATATGCCCAGGCGTTAGTCCCTGCGCTGCCCAGGCTCGAACAGGCAGGGATTCGCCCCCTCGCCATTGCGATTGGCGATCAGGCAGGGGCAGAGCGCTTCTGCTCGTTTACGGGGATGCCGCAGGAGTTGCTTCAGGTGGAGCCTGATTCCCAGTTGCATCAGGCTCTTGGCCTATCTCCCGGTCTTCAGGCTCCAGGAGGGCCCTGGCCATCGCTTCTGCTGATGTGTGCCGGCGTTGGTTCCCCAGGAACTCTGGCCGAGGTGTTGCGTGGCTACACCGGCGACCGTTCAGCGGCTCAACGCTTTGATGCTGATGAAACCGTGTCGACAGGAGTTCTGCCTCCGATTCCTGCCGCTCTGTTCCGGCGGGCTGGCGGCGAGGGTTTCCAGCGCCCATTTGAGCTGGCCACGGTTCGCCTGCGCAACATGAATGAGGTGCTCCGTCACTGGAGCACGTACGTGCCGGATGATCGCTTCATCACGCAGCGCGGCGGTACCTTCCTGCTGGATAGCGACGATTCCCTCCTCTACGTCTACCGCGATCGTGGCATCCTTGGATTTTCGGCAACAATGCAGCGCCCACTTGCATTTCTCGATCCCTGGCTGAATGATGCCGATTGA
- a CDS encoding DUF1651 domain-containing protein, which yields MPSHGWIQDPSTQDTKRFHADEKSWKCEPRVFVDSGRPFPNQAPLLSTRVHLSQHTAERLWGELLRVGWIPCRPQWAADAEF from the coding sequence ATGCCAAGCCATGGTTGGATCCAGGATCCCAGCACCCAGGACACGAAACGGTTCCATGCCGACGAAAAAAGCTGGAAATGCGAGCCGAGGGTGTTCGTGGATTCAGGGCGACCTTTTCCAAACCAAGCACCATTGCTGAGCACACGCGTTCATCTGAGCCAGCACACTGCTGAACGCCTCTGGGGTGAACTCCTGCGCGTTGGTTGGATCCCATGTAGGCCTCAGTGGGCCGCTGACGCTGAATTCTGA
- a CDS encoding cupin domain-containing protein, whose protein sequence is MICVTSNCPESVILALGVRDWPVWACEISSFPWHYDQRETCLLLEGEVTVTPENGEPVRFGAGDLVEFPAGLSCTWQVHQPVRKHYQFG, encoded by the coding sequence ATGATCTGTGTGACCTCCAACTGCCCGGAGAGTGTGATCCTGGCCCTTGGCGTTCGCGACTGGCCGGTCTGGGCCTGTGAAATCAGCTCGTTCCCCTGGCATTACGACCAGCGGGAAACCTGTCTGCTGCTGGAGGGTGAAGTCACGGTGACACCTGAAAACGGTGAGCCGGTTCGATTCGGTGCTGGTGACCTTGTTGAATTTCCAGCAGGACTGTCATGCACCTGGCAGGTTCATCAACCCGTTCGTAAGCATTACCAGTTCGGCTGA
- a CDS encoding bestrophin family ion channel, translated as MITRRRPQASSLGNRTRDWPAMIAAVIKSLQKQPMIDSGDYGYPPSTRRHDYVLVLLQLLWRMRFDLLVLLLITVLVHQNWIPRNWTANESVVRIMGIAASIFLGFRNTQAIGRWWEARKLWGSVVNVSRSWADSLRAHLDSSRPPGRQERKLLRLQVAIIWQLNFQLRNFWQRDLREMQDQLLQDLKLPSTTNLRQLGQLRGVWIGDLHRQGLTDGFGRLQLMQVGNACTDAIGGLERIRNTPLPASYAVFVRLLNWLFVLLLLLYFHDLGPDSQSRFGSVVIVVLFLMAERIGAYVEGPFDADCSSFSLPLDSICLTISHDLLDHATDHVQHLKSDDPVRWT; from the coding sequence ATGATTACTCGGCGCCGGCCCCAGGCATCGAGCCTTGGCAATAGAACGCGTGATTGGCCAGCGATGATCGCTGCTGTGATCAAGTCTCTGCAAAAGCAGCCCATGATCGACTCTGGCGACTACGGCTATCCACCAAGCACCCGAAGACATGACTACGTACTCGTTTTGCTGCAGCTGCTCTGGCGCATGCGCTTTGACCTGCTGGTGCTGCTGTTGATCACTGTTCTCGTCCATCAGAACTGGATCCCCCGCAACTGGACCGCCAATGAAAGCGTGGTGCGGATTATGGGCATCGCCGCATCGATTTTTCTGGGCTTTCGCAACACCCAGGCGATCGGACGCTGGTGGGAAGCCAGGAAACTCTGGGGCAGCGTTGTCAATGTGAGCCGAAGCTGGGCAGACTCATTGCGGGCCCATCTCGATAGCAGCAGGCCGCCCGGACGTCAGGAACGTAAGTTATTGCGTTTGCAGGTTGCCATCATCTGGCAACTGAACTTTCAACTGCGCAACTTCTGGCAGCGAGACCTAAGGGAGATGCAAGATCAATTGCTGCAAGATCTGAAGTTGCCCAGTACCACCAACCTGCGCCAGCTGGGACAGCTGAGGGGGGTGTGGATCGGGGATCTGCATCGCCAAGGATTGACCGATGGATTCGGACGTCTACAGCTGATGCAAGTCGGCAACGCCTGCACCGATGCCATTGGTGGCTTGGAGCGAATCCGCAACACACCACTTCCAGCGTCTTACGCGGTTTTCGTCAGACTTCTGAATTGGTTATTCGTTCTGTTGCTGCTGTTGTACTTCCACGACCTGGGTCCTGACTCACAAAGTCGTTTTGGAAGTGTGGTGATCGTGGTGCTGTTCCTGATGGCGGAACGGATCGGTGCCTATGTGGAGGGTCCGTTTGACGCAGATTGCAGCAGCTTTTCCCTGCCCCTGGACAGCATCTGCCTCACGATCAGTCATGACCTGCTCGATCATGCGACCGATCACGTGCAACACCTCAAATCGGATGATCCCGTGCGCTGGACCTGA